One genomic region from Torulaspora delbrueckii CBS 1146 chromosome 4, complete genome encodes:
- the SPC2 gene encoding signal peptidase complex subunit SPC2 (similar to Saccharomyces cerevisiae SPC2 (YML055W); ancestral locus Anc_4.307), with protein MSKPINVYSIPELRQTLDEALPATFARLKYKQSFQLIDAKLVLGYSMAAIAAGSFLLDKKFKYSQVVGYQKALLVIYGGLSVLYWYFTKYIEKSTVYEGRSPAGEKVSVKTRFEKKEPIYLVDFRLDDKTEVSVGLPATEVFNEAGYLQNELLFQWLERQLKVLSSKKSQ; from the coding sequence ATGAGTAAGCCTATTAATGTTTATTCGATACCTGAATTGCGTCAAACCTTGGATGAGGCCCTGCCTGCCACATTTGCCAGATTGAAGTACAAGCAGTCGTTCCAATTAATTGATGCCAAGCTGGTCCTGGGTTATTCGATGGCTGCCATTGCAGCTGGCAGTTTTTTGCTGGACAAGAAGTTTAAGTATAGTCAAGTAGTGGGTTACCAAAAGGCTTTACTGGTCATTTACGGTGGGCTATCGGTGTTGTACTGGTACTTCACCAAATACATAGAGAAATCAACAGTTTATGAAGGAAGGAGTCCAGCTGGTGAGAAGGTCTCTGTGAAAACTcgctttgaaaagaaggaacCAATTTATCTGGTGGATTTTCGCCTGGATGATAAGACAGAAGTGAGTGTTGGGCTTCCAGCCACTGAAGTGTTTAATGAAGCCGGATATTTACAAAATGAGTTACTATTCCAGTGGCTAGAGAGGCAATTAAAGGTCTTGAGCTCAAAGAAATCTCAGTAA
- the TDA5 gene encoding Tda5p (similar to Saccharomyces cerevisiae YLR426W; ancestral locus Anc_4.306): protein MVNIDDLVRFVISTRFIIITFLCTLLTCRSLKLSLVPLLMHGLLQTLYKANLAYKCGGQFKWKSLLEFKSCKVVITGGSSGLGRSIVKNLLDTFPNVTILNVDIKTSPEANDRLIDYICDLRNSQALNATLKEIKVNHGSEIRLLVNNAGVRSRYEGFKELKCQDVNDVFAVNSVAPMRFIQELTPHESSDEQCFVVNVTSSLGILSAAKAAAYAASKAALICFHKSYTFELESKGVSNIRTLLVVPGQLDTDMFSGFEPPRQFFAPVLDREKVAKKIVDYVELGMRGDLSAPLYAKFAYVLMAMPYSVQTIVRKMSKMDDCLPNDD, encoded by the coding sequence ATGGTAAATATCGATGACTTGGTGAGATTTGTAATCTCTACCAGGTTCATCATTATTACGTTCCTCTGCACATTGTTGACATGTCGCTCGCTTAAATTGTCATTAGTTCCACTGCTGATGCATGGGCTACTGCAAACACTATACAAAGCAAATCTGGCATACAAATGCGGTGGTCAATTCAAATGGAAAAGTCTACTGGAATTCAAATCCTGCAAAGTGGTCATAACCGGTGGTAGTAGTGGTTTAGGACGATCCATagtcaagaatttgttggACACTTTCCCCAATGTTACTATTCTCAATGTCGACATAAAGACTTCTCCAGAAGCTAACGATAGACTGATAGACTACATATGTGACTTGAGAAATTCTCAGGCGCTGAATGCCACTCTAAAGgaaatcaaagtcaatCATGGGAGTGAGATTCGTCTCTTGGTGAACAATGCAGGCGTACGATCACGATATGAAGGGTTTAAAGAATTAAAATGCCAGGATGTGAATGATGTATTTGCCGTAAACTCTGTGGCTCCCATGAGATTTATCCAGGAACTTACACCGCATGAAAGCAGCGATGAACAGTGCTTTGTGGTGAACGTCACCAGCTCGCTGGGAATATTGTCAGCTGCTAAAGCAGCAGCTTATGCAGCCAGTAAAGCAGCCCTTATTTGTTTTCACAAATCCTACACTTTTGAGCTAGAGAGTAAAGGAGTCTCGAATATCAGAACCTTACTCGTGGTCCCAGGCCAACTGGATACTGATATGTTTAGTGGATTCGAACCCCCAAGACAGTTCTTTGCACCTGTACTGGACAGAGAAAAAGtggccaagaagattgTAGACTATGTCGAGCTAGGCATGCGAGGTGACCTTAGCGCTCCACTATATGCCAAGTTTGCCTATGTATTAATGGCTATGCCCTACAGCGTTCAAACAATCGTGCGTAAAATGTCCAAGATGGACGACTGTCTGCCGAATGATGATTGA
- the TUS1 gene encoding Rho family guanine nucleotide exchange factor TUS1 (similar to Saccharomyces cerevisiae TUS1 (YLR425W); ancestral locus Anc_4.305), which translates to MYSNGNRDRIRRPSKNEDIVLPELPPLNTNNPFLDNSLQHGDEVSIGWTPVEERHNHQQEPQDSQKRYSFPGNRHLPQTPPRRNSKDSNSITSPTSSSTSRRHSARRPPPPPIPQAITSPTNSVASSRIYKSPFVGEAAIKCTLSPEPRVYRSPFVGEPVLAETAHMATSPTQRSFEDMPYVTFNNVEFSKRALPPLPTSTSENDNLNIFNVQPPPVLGGVRHTSNNSRLSDSLGSYYSDSNYAFNGSSARHNSFGSVLGGKPLDQVPSITAPTQPFSIDSLDENKLYQCYSVYRLSDIYEWILKVYFEWFNEYIFGKIEFFQMVQLLLEFQMPKSFDQDTIDSNVDRIIESLVAQNAVRFEQDGQSVITIIVAGLDVSGIFTQLLPCYSFLDTTLAPSETSLCYSLTCVSRQPNEREEIKLSEIINNSVGVWTDYWKLSQEDISEINPREVQRQSFIFDLIILEERSLNMANAAVEIYGKSFDPSLLPDEPDFAERAFDIFLPLIRLHKEFLLGPILWKLKTRGKFIDGVGKIYLKWCNEAHDIYLRYASDMATVHAVITSEKEHDTKFAHWLRAIDNLPEISRSKMYHDVIFFGGFFKSLQNLPITLNSILKNTEPSSEDYEYLKLVIKEVEKLSAEVNRVHGLAIDRRTLVRFSKQLVFRSTGDSNTVGYVNLATNDEEEENKPSQDRLDLGLANPERKMLMTGMAMKKRELWLEPTPVYIVLLDNYFLITEAIIKGNQKRYKLAERPIPIDYLSLEERRKFEHPQSAGSSMRDLAPRDSTSSNMSPMTGIRPNLISAASSVSRSIYNPANNERKPNLTEISNANPEAPDMSFKVRNTATNESFTFITTTPDECQRWKLAVLDCFRRSSYANNSSGFELQVLTTQFAFAEKEAPVNLPVAPEGSVIDVALREYEKSKCPPSAVRPTLNFSSLTLVLEGKMFLILATDYGVHMRNESDHEQEFVKVLQSKDVRRMEVNLRLGLLFVLDGRLLCYFSISSIMAAYYSADKRSAENRIVGVVVSDKVGCFKFAEDFGNSRQLLYERKGRIFVMTPEYDRMTKVLKYFKTYKEYKLSSLNSSLSTLDVVDDIIVFRKCFIVCTSKGCVVYHDAFNDDGISIPTFTNDQDVTALLKHPHLSSNPFRTAIESSSKKDSSKQKMAEYVKKDIATSKTKPITCFQISLTNGYLVVYDEAVIRVDRQGQIANWKLDILVLDFYCTGASFHKGYLTLIGDSLVQVYRINDSEVSMSKLVPIQIIKGKKVRLVNSDRNGEPVVALSHPSLANRQLLVALKPR; encoded by the coding sequence ATGTACAGCAATGGAAATCGCGATAGAATACGGCGACCTTCAAAAAACGAAGATATAGTTTTGCCAGAACTCCCACCACTGAATACAAATAACCCTTTCCTAGATAATAGTCTCCAACACGGAGACGAAGTGTCAATTGGATGGACGCCTGTGGAAGAACGTCATAATCACCAGCAAGAGCCCCAGGACTCGCAAAAACGTTATAGCTTTCCCGGGAATAGACATTTACCTCAAACTCCTCCCCGACGGAATTCTAAAGACTCAAATTCGATTACTTCACCTACTTCTTCGAGCACCTCAAGGAGGCATTCGGCTCGAAGGCCTCCTCCTCCTCCGATTCCACAAGCGATAACGTCTCCAACGAATTCTGTtgcttcatcaagaatttacAAATCTCCCTTTGTCGGTGAGGCTGCCATAAAGTGTACTTTGTCTCCAGAACCCAGAGTATATAGATCTCCGTTTGTTGGGGAACCAGTACTGGCAGAAACCGCCCATATGGCTACCAGCCCTACTCAGCGgtcatttgaagatatgCCTTACGTTACTTTCAATAACGTAGAATTCTCAAAGAGAGCCCTGCCGCCTCTGCCAACTTCAACTTCCGAGAACGATAACCTTAATATATTCAATGTACAACCGCCACCGGTTCTTGGCGGAGTACGACATACGAGCAATAATAGTAGGCTGTCGGACAGTCTCGGCAGCTATTATTCGGATTCCAATTACGCATTTAATGGCTCAAGCGCAAGACATAACAGTTTTGGTTCTGTATTGGGTGGTAAACCTTTAGATCAAGTACCTAGCATTACAGCTCCCACTCAGCCATTCTCCATAGATTCGCTCGATGAGAACAAATTATACCAATGTTATAGCGTGTATCGCCTGTCGGACATTTACGAATggattttgaaagtttactTCGAGTGGTTCAATGAGTACATATTCGGAAAGATCGAATTCTTTCAGATGGTACAATTGTTGCTGGAATTTCAAATGCCGAAAAGCTTCGATCAGGATACTATTGATTCAAACGTTGACAGAATTATCGAGTCACTAGTGGCGCAAAATGCTGTGagatttgaacaagatgGACAGTCTGTGATCACCATAATAGTCGCAGGTTTAGATGTTAGTGGGATTTTCACTCAGCTGTTGCCGTGTTACTCTTTCCTAGACACAACTCTTGCCCCCTCCGAGACGTCACTATGTTACTCACTAACTTGTGTTAGTCGTCAACCTAATGAAAGAGAGGAAATCAAGTTATCCGAGATCATCAACAACTCCGTCGGTGTATGGACAGATTACTGGAAGCTAAGCCAAGAAGATATATCTGAGATTAATCCTCGTGAAGTTCAGCGCCAAAGTTTTATATTTGATTTGATAATTTTAGAGGAGAGATCGCTGAACATGGCAAATGCTGCGGTTGAGATTTACGGTAAAAGCTTTGATCCAAGCTTACTGCCGGACGAACCAGATTTTGCAGAACGAGCATTTGACATTTTCCTTCCACTCATAAGACTCCATAAAGAATTCCTCCTAGGGCCAATACTTTGGAAGTTAAAGACTCGAGGCAAATTTATTGACGGAGTGGGTAAAATATACCTGAAATGGTGTAATGAAGCACATGATATCTATCTGAGATATGCATCGGATATGGCCACTGTCCATGCGGTTATCACCTCAGAGAAGGAACACGACACTAAATTTGCACATTGGCTAAGAGCAATTGATAACCTCCCAGAGATAAGTCGGTCCAAGATGTATCACGATGTGATCTTTTTCGgaggtttcttcaaatctttgcaGAACCTCCCCATCACATTGAACTCCATATTGAAAAACACAGAGCCATCCTCCGAAGATTATGAGTACTTGAAGTTGGTCATTAAAGAGGTGGAGAAGTTGAGCGCTGAAGTGAATCGAGTTCATGGACTCGCCATTGATCGAAGAACTTTAGTGCGCTTTTCCAAGCAGCTAGTTTTCAGAAGCACTGGTGATAGCAACACCGTGGGCTATGTGAATCTCGCTAcgaatgatgaagaagaagaaaataaaCCGAGCCAGGATAGATTAGATCTTGGCCTTGCTAATCCAGAGCGGAAGATGTTGATGACTGGGATGgcaatgaagaagagggaGTTGTGGCTGGAACCCACTCCAGTCTACATTGTTCTTTTGGATAACTATTTTCTGATCACAGAAGCTATAATCAAGGGGAATCAAAAACGATACAAGTTGGCGGAAAGACCAATTCCGATAGACTATCTAAGTCTGGAggagagaagaaaatttgaaCATCCACAGAGTGCTGGCAGTAGCATGAGAGATTTAGCTCCCAGGGATAGCACGTCTTCTAACATGTCACCAATGACAGGGATAAGACCGAATCTCATAAGTGCGGCGAGTTCAGTATCAAGATCGATCTACAATCCAGCCAacaatgaaagaaaaccaAACTTGActgaaatttcaaacgCAAATCCCGAAGCGCCTGATatgtctttcaaagttaGGAATACGGCCACCAATGAGTCGTTTACGTTTATCACAACTACTCCAGATGAGTGCCAAAGATGGAAACTTGCTGTGTTGGATTGTTTTAGGCGGTCGAGTTATGCTAACAATAGCAGCGGTTTTGAGCTGCAAGTTCTGACCACACAATTCGCCTTTGCCGAGAAAGAAGCACCAGTTAATTTACCAGTAGCGCCCGAAGGATCTGTCATTGATGTTGCACTCCGCGAATACGAGAAATCTAAGTGTCCACCCAGTGCGGTACGACCTACGCTCAATTTTAGCTCACTTACGCTCGTTCTTGAGGGTAAGATGTTTCTTATATTAGCCACTGACTATGGTGTTCACATGAGAAATGAATCTGACCATGAACAAGAATTTGTAAAAGTATTGCAGTCCAAGGATGTCAGACGAATGGAAGTCAATTTAAGGTTAGGCCTCCTTTTTGTGCTTGATGGCAGACTACTGTGTTACTTTAGTATTTCAAGTATAATGGCAGCGTACTATAGCGCAGATAAGCGGTCAGCAGAAAATCGCATAGTTGGGGTGGTTGTTAGTGATAAAGTCGGTTGCTTCAAGTTTGCTGAAGATTTTGGCAATTCAAGACAACTCTTATATGAGAGGAAGGGCCGCATCTTTGTCATGACTCCAGAATATGACAGAATGACCAAAGTTCtcaaatatttcaagacTTACAAAGAGTACAAACTCTCGTCTCTCAATAGCAGTTTGTCGACGTTGgatgttgttgatgatatcaTCGTCTTTAGAAAATGTTTTATCGTCTGCACTTCGAAAGGTTGTGTGGTATACCACGACGCTTTCAACGACGATGGAATATCAATACCAACTTTTACCAACGATCAAGATGTGACAGCGCTGTTAAAGCATCCGCATCTCAGTTCCAATCCGTTCAGAACGGCAATTGAATCCTCTTCCAAGAAAGACTCTTCCAAGCAAAAGATGGCCGAGTAcgtcaagaaagatataGCCACAAGTAAGACTAAGCCAATCACTTGTTTCCAGATTTCTCTTACCAATGGTTATTTGGTTGTATATGATGAAGCAGTGATAAGAGTTGATCGTCAAGGTCAAATCGCCAACTGGAAACTTGATATCTTAGTCCTGGATTTTTACTGCACGGGAGCGTCCTTTCATAAAGGCTATTTGACGTTAATAGGAGACAGTTTAGTACAAGTCTACAGAATCAATGATTCAGAGGTCTCTATGAGCAAGTTGGTCCCCATACAGATCATCAAAGGTAAAAAAGTTAGGTTAGTGAACTCTGATAGAAATGGAGAACCGGTAGTCGCCTTGAGTCATCCAAGTTTAGCCAATAGACAATTACTAGTGGCCTTGAAGCCCCGATAG
- the CRN1 gene encoding coronin (similar to Saccharomyces cerevisiae CRN1 (YLR429W); ancestral locus Anc_4.309): MSGKFVRASKYRHVFGQPAKKELQYENVKVTNNAWDSNIIKTNGKFISVTWNASGGGAFAVIPVEEVGKSPDQVPLFRGHTAQVLDTDFDPFNDHRVASGSDDCKIGIWDIPEGYSFRNHIDENGDVIDIQPTKMLTGHSRKVGHVLFHPVSQNVLASSSLDYTVRIWNVETGENLITLKHPDMVTSMSFSYDGNHLATVARDKKLRVWDIRNNKIVSEGLAHAGAKNQRVVWLGNSDRLATTGFSKLSDRQIGIWDAFNLEKGDLGGFYTVDQSSGILMPFYDPDNKILYLAGKGDGNIRYYEFQNDELFELSEYQSTEPQRGFAVAPKRMVNVRDNEVLRCFKTVVDQYIEPLSFYVPRRSEEFQEDIYPAAPSDKPALTAEEWFSGKSVDGPILVDMKNIYEGSEPTFKESKKENKPVSSTPLKEEKKAQEQIEKPVERSVEKPDEKSTVTEKEATNEQRNVSTASQKPSSINTSLKSDDSVDKLLKKASTFDKANDAEDPSKETSGWDEEDEKPAPVEINKTKELSKGTNGTKENSAAQSPQKSTGSSISTATSTVPSTAPSTATEQAVPAAKTEAAVTTAAASSSGKSLGLKQSVEKLSGLVVTLEEIVEKLVHSNLEKDERLQRLELKIEELAGRN; encoded by the coding sequence ATGAGTGGTAAGTTTGTGCGTGCTTCCAAGTACAGACACGTCTTTGGTCAGCCGGCCAAAAAGGAGCTGCAATATGAGAACGTTAAAGTTACGAACAACGCTTGGGACTCTAATATCATTAAGACCAATGGAAAGTTTATCTCAGTAACTTGGAATGCTTCTGGTGGTGGTGCTTTTGCTGTTATCCCTGTTGAGGAGGTTGGTAAAAGTCCAGATCAGGTTCCATTATTCAGAGGACACACCGCGCAAGTACTAGACACAGACTTTGACCCATTTAACGATCATAGAGTTGCATCTGGTTCGGATGACTGTAAAATTGGTATCTGGGATATTCCAGAAGGCTATTCGTTCCGTAATCATATCGATGAAAACGGAGACGTTATTGATATTCAACCTACCAAAATGTTAACTGGGCACTCGAGGAAAGTGGGTCATGTACTTTTCCATCCTGTTTCTCAGAATGTTTTggcttcatcttctttggacTATACCGTGAGAATATGGAATGTCGAGACCGGTGAAAACCTAATCACCCTAAAGCATCCTGATATGGTGACCTCCATGTCCTTCTCATATGATGGTAACCACTTAGCTACTGTTGCTCGTGACAAGAAACTAAGAGTTTGGGATATTAGAAACAACAAGATTGTGAGTGAGGGCCTGGCGCATGCTGGTGCCAAAAACCAAAGAGTTGTTTGGCTGGGAAACTCTGATAGACTTGCTACTACTggtttttcaaaattaaGTGATCGTCAAATAGGTATCTGGGATGCCTTTAATTTGGAAAAGGGTGACCTGGGTGGGTTTTACACTGTGGACCAATCTTCTGGTATACTAATGCCATTCTATGATCCTGATAACAAGATTCTTTATCTTGCCGGTAAAGGTGATGGTAATATTCGTTACTATGAGTTCCAAAACGATGAGCTATTTGAACTTTCCGAATATCAATCCACCGAGCCTCAAAGAGGCTTTGCCGTAGCACCTAAGCGCATGGTTAATGTGAGAGACAACGAAGTCTTGAGATGCTTCAAGACTGTGGTTGACCAGTACATTGAGCCTCTCTCATTCTACGTTCCAAGAAGATCAGAAGAGTTCCAGGAGGATATCTATCCTGCTGCGCCCTCCGACAAACCTGCATTAACAGCGGAAGAATGGTTCTCTGGTAAGTCTGTAGATGGACCTATCCTGGTTGATATGAAGAACATTTATGAAGGTTCTGAACCAACCTTCAAGGAGTCTAAAAAGGAGAATAAGCCAGTTTCCAGTACCCCTCtaaaggaagagaagaaagctcaGGAACAAATCGAGAAACCAGTCGAGAGATCAGTCGAGAAACCAGACGAGAAATCAACTGTCACAGAGAAAGAGGCCACTAATGAGCAAAGAAATGTCTCGACAGCCTCCCAAAAACCATCGTCAATCAACACTTCTCTTAAATCTGACGATTCTGTTGATAAGCTACTGAAAAAGGCATCTACTTTCGACAAGGCCAACGATGCAGAAGATCCGTCAAAGGAAACATCTGGTTgggatgaagaagacgaaaaACCAGCACCGGTTGAAATTAACAAAACTAAAGAACTCTCAAAGGGTACAAATGGTACGAAGGAAAATTCTGCAGCTCAGTCTCCTCAAAAATCAACAGGTTCGTCTATCTCAACTGCTACTTCGACAGTACCTTCCACTGCACCTTCAACTGCCACTGAGCAAGCTGTACCAGCTGCGAAAACTGAGGCGGCGGTTACCACTGCGGCTGCCAGCAGCTCAGGGAAATCTCTTGGCCTCAAACAATCAGTAGAAAAGCTATCCGGATTGGTAGtgactttggaagaaatcgTTGAGAAACTAGTCCATTCAAACCTCGAGAAGGATGAACGCCTGCAAAGATTGGAGCtcaaaattgaagaactagCTGGTAGAAACTAA
- the MAG2 gene encoding RING-type E3 ubiquitin transferase MAG2 (similar to Saccharomyces cerevisiae MAG2 (YLR427W); ancestral locus Anc_4.308), which yields MDREMAVKNSGNSEREIPEILSGGGRRESSGKSQRTSHPKGKDGRNAATKAHGYHGGNHRQRGKQQKPGNGRRRDDSESYDLDMSLQDELINGNYRLRGRKAQVSINHLLQFQLPEIEREQEGRLRKGNRRRNQGETHIHLHGDSFINANYRLLLDDRFDYKEQSADPNAPVPGEKIVRVIVPRGQNCPICLSEEPIAPHMVACGHIFCLSCLLNFFSVEDTVKDKNTYAQKKKLKECPLCGSIVRPEKVKPVLAEEARAHDVPEPGKAATLKLMCKPHGSILPLPVLLGTDPLAVGDAPSLDLPLVADYAHMVKCSASKAMELYQKDLEGILNQYEIDKILYNDEGKYYKMAIDYVNDKIANIISQQDVDNLEGIDQSIANLNLGTDLKEKYNDSNAFFFYQTSFSSPIRFFLSPLDVKILLTAFHQYSKFPEELNVMVENVNYSSVLTPEMTNRYKYFGHLPLGTEIAFIEIDWRENNILPKEVYQHFVVELKQRRRKLSQRKHKEDKQRIDHQRKLEREHAEFYRRENGELSSTQDFLDREIALSNESFLDSLSSINQTSQDLTNGNNEDRERKPALKERTIWGTSIPVSRDEKSSKENEEFEAMLLQKMQQDEADESSGDAGRKKGKKKKGKVMLFSSAHRTL from the coding sequence ATGGATAGAGAGATGGCCGTGAAGAACAGTGGCAATTCGGAGAGAGAAATCCCGGAGATACTTAGTGGTGGTGGAAGGCGTGAGTCAAGTGGTAAGTCCCAGAGGACTTCCCATCCGAAGGGTAAAGATGGTAGAAATGCAGCCACCAAGGCTCATGGTTATCATGGAGGCAACCATAGACAGCGTGGGAAGCAGCAAAAGCCCGGGAAtgggagaagaagagatgaCTCTGAAAGCTATGATTTGGATATGTCGTTGCAAGATGAGCTAATTAATGGAAATTACAGGTTACGAGGTAGGAAGGCGCAGGTTTCGATAAATCATTTGTTGCAGTTTCAATTACCTGAAATTGAGagagaacaagaaggaagatTACGCAAGGGCAATCGGAGAAGGAATCAAGGTGAGACTCATATACATCTGCATGGTGACTCTTTTATCAACGCAAACTATCGGCTGCTTCTGGATGATCGTTTCGATTATAAGGAACAGAGTGCGGACCCCAATGCGCCTGTGCCAGGTGAGAAAATCGTGCGAGTTATCGTTCCTCGAGGTCAAAACTGTCCCATCTGTCTTTCTGAAGAGCCTATAGCACCTCATATGGTCGCATGTGGCCATATTTTCTGTCTGAGCTGTCTCTTAAACTTCTTTTCTGTTGAGGATACTGTCAAGGATAAGAACACATATGCgcagaagaaaaaacttAAGGAATGTCCTCTATGTGGTAGCATTGTACGTCCAGAGAAGGTGAAGCCTGTGCTGGCTGAAGAGGCCCGTGCTCATGATGTGCCGGAGCCTGGTAAGGCGGCtactttgaaattgatgtgCAAGCCTCATGGGTCGATCTTGCCTCTGCCAGTGCTATTGGGTACCGATCCTCTAGCTGTTGGAGATGCCCCATCTTTGGATCTACCTCTTGTTGCCGATTATGCTCATATGGTCAAATGCAGTGCTTCAAAAGCCATGGAACTGTATCAAAAGGATTTGGAGGGGATATTAAACCAGTATgaaattgacaaaatttTGTACAACGATGAAGGAAAATATTACAAGATGGCGATTGACTATGTGAATGATAAGATTGCAAATATCATCAGTCAACAAGATGTGGATAATTTGgaaggaattgatcaatcGATAGCCAACCTCAATTTAGGTACTGACCTGAAAGAGAAGTACAACGATTCCAATGCCTTTTTCTTTTACCAAACATCATTCTCTTCACCAATCAGATTCTTTTTATCGCCACTTGATGTTAAAATCCTGTTGACTGCATTTCATCAGTACTCTAAATTTCCAGAAGAACTGAATGTAATGGTGGAAAATGTTAATTACAGTTCCGTACTTACCCCTGAAATGACTAATCGTTACAAGTATTTTGGTCATTTACCACTGGGCACAGAAATCGCCTTCATCGAGATCGACTGGAGGGAGAATAATATCCTGCCCAAGGAAGTTTACCAACATTTCGTCGTGGAACTTAAGCAACGTCGCAGAAAACTCAGCCAGAGGAAGCACAAAGAGGACAAGCAGAGAAtagatcatcaaagaaaactcGAAAGGGAACACGCGGAATTCTATAGGAGGGAAAATGGCGAGCTGTCGTCGACtcaagatttcttggacCGCGAAATAGCTCTGAGCAACGAAAGTTTCCTGGATTCGCTGTCTTCGATAAACCAAACATCTCAAGATCTGACAAACGGCAACAATGAAGACCGAGAAAGGAAGCCcgctttgaaggaaagGACCATATGGGGCACCTCCATCCCAGTGAGTCGTGACGAGAAGTCTTCGaaagagaatgaagaatttgaagccatgcttcttcagaagatgCAGCAAGATGAAGCCGATGAAAGTTCCGGCGATGCTGGCAGGAAGAAgggcaagaagaagaagggcAAAGTCATGCTGTTCAGCAGCGCTCATCGAACTTTATAG